Proteins from one Fragaria vesca subsp. vesca linkage group LG6, FraVesHawaii_1.0, whole genome shotgun sequence genomic window:
- the LOC101296585 gene encoding uncharacterized protein LOC101296585: MDSGVVDDHSVELATCALCQRAISPENEVIGDLVTANMCGDCKFLYLEDLGTPTRDSYRRRPSRRRRARQRSSESVEVEEAFFQMFPNLVRQNQSPGSGIEDLPVDGDSAARIAHRRSSRTTPIGSRRRRARYSSSESAEVEEAFFQMFPNMINQVRQNQFPGSGIEDLPVDGDSAARISHRRSSRTTPIGSRRWRRVLSDTESDGFDNTDSLYGESESNVSFGRYRVSHDVSDVISFSAYGGDSDASVDLQGFLDTETFIQPDDGSAFDSDTDIDPMHAGLNPWNSDDPEEDDDDEEDEEDDEWEEVESVENMVESAEANSRPRNPLNLSSGRRNRPVNRRHVTGTDGPLIWGMRERNTRDILSNFDESDMMPYVTNSGDYLDAVGFEELLEHLAEADSLRRGAPPAAVSFVNNLPLILISKEHEKHDDLACAICKDLLTIGTEVNQLPCFHLYHPSCIMPWLSTRNSCPLCRYELPTDDRDYEEGKRNAGGRVEIHVRRQNAREDRSIGTSNRDEEDEDPALMFGTRVEHRFQVGRQPDSNTSGGENSRGSWFLLAAAPIVSLVGIVLVLWLGTPLLERRGLAAQGSFADQARRHSHVAGELPHYRQNRSRRWWSLF; encoded by the coding sequence ATGGATAGTGGGGTGGTAGATGACCATTCTGTGGAACTTGCAACATGTGCTCTGTGCCAAAGGGCTATTTCGCCCGAGAATGAGGTAATTGGAGATCTTGTGACTGCTAACATGTGTGGGGACTGTAAATTCTTGTACCTTGAAGATCTTGGTACCCCCACTCGTGATTCTTATCGGAGGAGGCCGTCTAGGAGAAGAAGGGCTAGGCAACGTAGTTCTGAGTCAGTTGAGGTTGAGGAAGCTTTCTTCCAGATGTTCCCAAATCTGGTGCGGCAAAATCAGTCCCCTGGCTCTGGGATTGAGGATCTACCTGTGGATGGTGATTCTGCTGCCAGGATAGCACACCGCAGAAGTTCTCGTACTACACCAATTGGGTCTAGAAGAAGAAGGGCTAGGTACAGTAGTTCTGAGTCAGCTGAGGTTGAGGAAGCTTTCTTCCAGATGTTTCCAAATATGATTAATCAGGTGCGGCAAAATCAGTTCCCTGGTTCTGGGATTGAGGATCTACCTGTGGATGGTGATTCTGCTGCCAGGATATCACACCGCAGAAGTTCCCGTACTACACCAATTGGGTCTAGAAGATGGAGGCGGGTTCTCTCTGATACTGAAAGTGATGGTTTTGATAACACGGATTCTCTATATGGGGAGAGTGAATCAAATGTCAGTTTTGGGCGGTACAGGGTGTCTCATGATGTGAGCGATGTAATTTCTTTTAGTGCTTATGGTGGTGATTCCGATGCTTCTGTAGACCTGCAGGGTTTCCTGGATACAGAGACATTTATCCAACCGGATGATGGAAGTGCTTTTGATAGTGATACTGACATTGATCCAATGCATGCTGGTCTCAACCCATGGAACTCAGATGACCCTGAAGAAGATGACGACGATGAGGAGGATGAAGAAGATGATGAATGGGAAGAAGTCGAGTCTGTGGAAAACATGGTTGAATCTGCAGAAGCCAATAGTCGACCACGAAACCCTTTGAATTTGAGTTCTGGAAGAAGAAACCGCCCAGTCAATCGGAGACATGTTACTGGAACTGATGGTCCACTTATTTGGGGAATGAGGGAAAGGAATACCCGTGACATCTTATCTAACTTTGATGAGTCAGACATGATGCCTTATGTTACAAATTCTGGTGATTATCTTGATGCAGTAGGCTTTGAAGAATTGCTGGAGCATCTTGCTGAGGCAGACAGCTTGAGACGAGGAGCACCTCCTGCTGCTGTCTCCTTTGTGAATAATCTGCCTCTCATTCTTATTAGTAAGGAACATGAGAAGCATGATGACTTGGCTTGTGCAATTTGCAAAGATCTATTGACTATCGGCACTGAAGTGAATCAGCTTCCTTGCTTTCACTTGTATCACCCTTCCTGTATTATGCCATGGTTGAGTACACGGAATTCTTGTCCCCTTTGTCGTTATGAGCTACCAACTGATGACAGAGATTATGAAGAGGGGAAGCGGAATGCTGGTGGTAGAGTGGAGATCCACGTCAGGCGGCAGAATGCTAGAGAGGATAGGTCTATTGGTACTTCTAATAGGGATGAAGAAGATGAAGATCCTGCATTAATGTTTGGAACTAGAGTGGAACATAGGTTCCAAGTAGGCAGGCAACCTGACTCTAATACCTCTGGTGGAGAAAATAGTCGGGGGAGTTGGTTTCTTCTTGCTGCTGCTCCAATTGTCAGTCTTGTGGGGATAGTTCTGGTGCTGTGGTTGGGAACTCCCCTACTGGAAAGAAGAGGTCTGGCAGCACAGGGCAGCTTCGCTGATCAGGCCCGACGCCACAGTCATGTTGCTGGTGAATTACCCCACTACAGGCAGAACAGAAGCAGGAGATGGTGGTCTCTTTTCTGA